From a region of the Chitinophaga caseinilytica genome:
- a CDS encoding glycosyltransferase family 4 protein: MYKLFLLKRRLEALAIFPFALLGRLIARLRPLEGEFDLFLFFPFYHVGGAEKVHAQIAQLFPDKKIIIFFTKKSQGDALLSQFKAPNITVRDVSRYTDNKFMYWNNLIWRGIAAEYIRRQRVQPLVFNGQCNFAYKLSPHVPKGVRQVELIHSFCSFSYIRIPFIPFYETSVMISRDSIRKHLELYRKFNVPAAFGERIRLIMNGIPIPADVAPLPEAARLLYAGRGTSEKRPWLVAAIAQAAGEKAGMLGPLETAIPADLQGSCVFYGEQSGAEVIDRIYREHRIIAITSSTEGFPMVIMEAMARGLAVLSTDVGDIPYHVQHGANGWLISHRQPEAEIVAEGARLLREAGPDALAAMRERNIAYAKEHFSLEAFAAAYRSLLSN, from the coding sequence ATGTATAAACTGTTCCTTCTCAAACGGCGCCTCGAAGCCCTGGCGATCTTCCCGTTTGCCCTGCTGGGCAGACTGATCGCCCGTTTGCGGCCGCTGGAAGGGGAGTTTGATCTTTTCCTGTTCTTCCCGTTTTACCACGTTGGCGGCGCGGAAAAGGTGCATGCGCAGATCGCACAGTTGTTTCCCGATAAAAAGATCATCATTTTCTTCACGAAAAAATCGCAGGGAGATGCGCTGCTTAGCCAGTTCAAAGCCCCGAATATCACCGTGCGCGATGTTTCCCGGTATACGGACAATAAGTTCATGTACTGGAATAACCTTATCTGGCGCGGCATTGCGGCGGAATACATCCGCCGGCAGCGGGTGCAGCCCCTCGTGTTCAACGGGCAATGCAATTTCGCGTATAAATTATCGCCGCATGTGCCGAAGGGCGTCCGCCAGGTGGAACTGATCCATTCGTTCTGCAGTTTTTCGTATATCCGCATCCCGTTTATCCCGTTTTACGAAACGTCGGTCATGATCAGCAGAGACAGTATCCGCAAGCACCTGGAGCTGTACCGCAAGTTCAACGTCCCTGCGGCGTTCGGCGAGCGCATCCGCCTCATCATGAACGGGATTCCCATTCCGGCGGACGTAGCGCCGCTTCCCGAAGCGGCGCGGTTGCTGTATGCCGGTCGCGGAACTTCGGAGAAACGCCCCTGGCTGGTAGCGGCCATCGCGCAGGCGGCGGGGGAGAAGGCCGGTATGCTGGGGCCGCTGGAAACCGCCATCCCGGCCGATTTGCAGGGAAGTTGCGTGTTTTATGGGGAGCAGTCGGGCGCAGAGGTGATAGACCGCATTTACCGGGAGCACCGGATCATCGCCATCACATCATCCACCGAAGGTTTTCCCATGGTGATCATGGAAGCGATGGCGCGCGGGCTGGCCGTTTTATCGACCGACGTGGGCGATATTCCGTATCATGTGCAGCATGGCGCGAACGGTTGGCTGATTTCGCACCGGCAGCCGGAAGCGGAGATCGTGGCGGAAGGGGCGCGGCTGCTGCGCGAAGCGGGGCCGGATGCGCTGGCCGCCATGCGGGAAAGGAACATCGCCTACGCAAAGGAACATTTCAGTCTCGAAGCGTTCGCTGCCGCTTATCGCAGCCTTTTGTCGAATTGA
- a CDS encoding alpha-1,2-fucosyltransferase, which produces MILVQLKGGLGNQMFQYAAGRALALRYDVPLYLDKGSYEPRQAAMYGLDGLKIHAAAASENMIPHPGPLGKVFNRLAPASMRSILREAHFHYDPAFEAVKPPVYLKGYWQSWKYFAPVADVIREDFAFNIDFSPEILAKAEILRNSDSVAMHFRRGDYTSTSAAVYHGICEPEYYERAAARYPGATFYIFTNDPAWVKDNLPAGIPYEILSGSLSSTQYEDLFLMSQCRHQIIANSSYSWWAAWLNRFPGKRITAPKRWFLAEGLHDHDLVPAAWDRI; this is translated from the coding sequence TTGATCCTTGTTCAATTAAAAGGCGGGCTGGGCAACCAGATGTTCCAATACGCTGCCGGCCGCGCGCTGGCTTTGCGTTATGATGTTCCGCTGTACCTCGACAAGGGGAGTTACGAGCCCCGCCAGGCCGCGATGTACGGGCTCGACGGACTGAAGATCCACGCCGCCGCGGCCTCCGAAAACATGATCCCGCACCCCGGGCCGCTGGGAAAGGTGTTCAACCGCCTGGCCCCCGCATCCATGCGGAGCATCCTCCGCGAAGCGCATTTCCACTACGACCCCGCGTTCGAAGCCGTTAAACCGCCCGTGTACCTGAAAGGCTACTGGCAAAGCTGGAAATACTTCGCGCCCGTAGCCGATGTCATCCGGGAAGATTTCGCGTTCAACATCGATTTTTCACCGGAAATACTGGCCAAAGCGGAAATATTGCGCAACAGCGACAGCGTGGCCATGCACTTCCGCCGGGGCGATTATACGAGCACATCGGCGGCGGTGTACCACGGCATTTGCGAACCCGAATATTACGAGCGGGCGGCGGCACGGTATCCCGGCGCTACATTTTATATATTTACCAACGATCCGGCATGGGTGAAAGACAATCTTCCCGCGGGCATTCCCTACGAAATCCTCAGCGGATCGTTGAGCAGCACGCAATACGAAGACCTTTTCCTTATGAGCCAATGCAGGCACCAGATCATCGCCAACAGCAGTTACAGCTGGTGGGCGGCCTGGCTGAACCGGTTTCCCGGCAAAAGGATCACTGCGCCGAAGCGGTGGTTTCTGGCGGAGGGATTGCATGATCACGACCTGGTCCCGGCGGCATGGGACAGAATTTAG
- a CDS encoding CshA/CshB family fibrillar adhesin-related protein, whose protein sequence is MPRLAVKTLLFIFFLIAGTTVRAQYADRGTGKLKPYIWFFDWNGFTVADGATRMFTTADGIRVTIRFSNVSGTLEPDVMNTWYGAVLHNLYEFSDTRMRPSLHSRQTAATVMFDMEITARRNGVSIPFTLVAADAEASVSTEVTHFTTSGGAWQAVDYFKNVLTMLNPLTGCNTQTIQIANTYGGSSGTGENMMMATWSDGVAPLVVKTTLERQSGAIGGMAVTFGILAPIDWGDLPGPYPSAQHAINWRAVNGCSFAPPGPSLIPESRLFLGNVMADPDDVQGADDNLLGADEEAVSVFPAYNGSTGTYALNVAVTNQTGATAYAGGWMDWDRDGVFSANETIVLTIPPGATSAVFSWTGLPYSLADGPSARCAFRFRIASTRAAVESPEGFAADGEVEDYMESIPQTCNITKVDAGRDVAICEGRNARLQASGADRYQWQPDPSLTAVNIPNPSANPPATTAYFLYGEHANGCHSRDTVTVRVHPLPVLNVTPGNYAVCQGTSITFTATGADNVTWSDYTGAGVGTGNTLTVAPQISGPYTAVLSENLCGQRATITLPVMVTPRPVVSVTPLNATICEGSAVTFTATGGSFTWTDAQQNIIGTAGQLQVQPANSANYAVRVQHAVCGIDETFVLPVTVRKPTDMGVSPLQGFACKGEQVQFTARGADEAVWEREDFTVIGTGDRLTTAPVTSSTVYHVTLRDRVCGQEQRVTLPVSMRQPPDVTIFKSNDIDCMHGAATLTAAGALEYRWSAGPGISDPAMHVQSVSPVTSHKYYLSSKDIYGCSALDSVTVAVSYTGQRPHFQLPNAFTPNRDGVNDCFGIRSTGPVTRFELSVFDRWGKIVFRTSKANDCWDGTYKNVPLDVGTFVYVLRIASECGPVERKGTVTLLR, encoded by the coding sequence ATGCCGAGGCTTGCCGTCAAAACACTCCTTTTCATCTTCTTCCTCATCGCGGGTACCACCGTACGGGCCCAATATGCAGACCGCGGCACCGGAAAGCTGAAGCCTTACATCTGGTTTTTCGACTGGAACGGTTTTACCGTCGCCGACGGCGCCACGCGCATGTTTACGACGGCCGACGGAATCCGGGTCACCATCCGGTTCAGCAACGTATCGGGTACCCTGGAGCCGGATGTCATGAACACCTGGTACGGCGCGGTGTTGCATAACCTGTACGAGTTTTCCGACACGCGCATGCGCCCCTCGCTCCACAGCCGGCAAACCGCGGCAACGGTCATGTTCGATATGGAAATCACTGCCCGGCGGAACGGCGTCTCCATCCCGTTTACGCTCGTGGCCGCCGATGCGGAAGCTTCCGTTTCCACCGAAGTGACGCATTTTACCACTTCCGGCGGCGCCTGGCAGGCGGTCGATTATTTCAAGAACGTGCTCACGATGCTCAATCCCCTCACGGGATGCAATACGCAAACCATCCAGATCGCCAATACCTACGGCGGCAGTTCCGGAACGGGCGAGAACATGATGATGGCCACCTGGTCTGACGGGGTGGCGCCCCTGGTCGTCAAAACCACCCTGGAACGCCAGAGCGGCGCTATCGGCGGGATGGCGGTTACTTTCGGGATTCTGGCGCCCATAGACTGGGGAGACCTTCCCGGTCCGTACCCCTCCGCGCAGCATGCCATCAACTGGCGCGCCGTCAACGGCTGCTCCTTCGCGCCGCCGGGGCCCTCGCTGATCCCGGAGTCGCGCCTGTTCCTGGGCAACGTTATGGCCGATCCGGACGATGTACAGGGCGCAGACGATAACCTGCTGGGGGCCGACGAAGAAGCGGTATCCGTTTTTCCTGCATACAACGGCAGCACCGGTACGTACGCGCTCAACGTTGCCGTCACGAACCAGACGGGGGCAACGGCTTACGCCGGCGGGTGGATGGACTGGGACCGCGACGGGGTCTTCAGTGCCAACGAAACCATCGTGCTGACCATACCGCCCGGCGCTACCAGCGCGGTTTTTAGCTGGACGGGCCTCCCTTATTCGCTGGCAGACGGCCCCTCGGCCCGGTGCGCCTTCCGGTTCCGCATCGCGTCTACCCGCGCGGCCGTCGAATCGCCGGAAGGCTTCGCTGCGGACGGGGAAGTGGAGGACTACATGGAATCCATACCGCAAACCTGCAACATCACGAAAGTGGATGCAGGCAGGGACGTGGCCATCTGCGAAGGCCGGAACGCGCGGCTCCAGGCTTCAGGGGCAGACCGTTACCAATGGCAGCCCGATCCTTCGCTCACAGCGGTCAACATCCCCAATCCATCGGCCAATCCTCCTGCTACCACCGCTTACTTTTTATACGGCGAACACGCCAACGGCTGCCATAGCCGCGATACGGTGACAGTGCGGGTACATCCGCTTCCGGTGCTGAACGTGACGCCGGGGAACTACGCCGTTTGCCAGGGCACAAGTATCACGTTTACGGCCACAGGGGCGGATAACGTAACCTGGAGCGATTACACGGGCGCCGGCGTGGGAACGGGTAATACGCTCACCGTGGCGCCGCAGATTTCCGGGCCTTATACTGCGGTACTGTCTGAAAACCTTTGCGGACAGCGGGCTACGATCACGCTCCCCGTGATGGTAACGCCCCGCCCCGTAGTCAGCGTAACGCCCCTGAACGCCACCATCTGCGAGGGCAGCGCGGTCACGTTTACCGCAACCGGTGGCTCCTTTACCTGGACAGACGCGCAGCAAAACATCATCGGCACTGCAGGGCAGCTACAGGTGCAACCAGCGAACAGCGCCAATTACGCGGTGCGGGTCCAGCATGCCGTTTGCGGGATAGACGAAACTTTCGTATTGCCGGTTACGGTGCGGAAACCTACGGATATGGGCGTTTCGCCACTGCAAGGCTTCGCCTGTAAAGGGGAGCAGGTGCAGTTCACGGCGCGCGGAGCGGATGAAGCGGTTTGGGAAAGGGAAGATTTTACCGTGATCGGAACGGGCGACCGGTTGACGACGGCCCCCGTCACTTCGAGCACCGTGTACCACGTTACGCTCCGCGACCGGGTGTGCGGACAGGAACAACGGGTGACGCTGCCGGTTAGCATGCGCCAGCCGCCGGATGTGACCATTTTCAAAAGCAACGATATCGACTGTATGCATGGCGCTGCAACGCTGACGGCTGCGGGCGCGCTGGAATACCGGTGGAGCGCGGGGCCGGGGATTTCCGATCCCGCGATGCACGTCCAGTCCGTTTCACCGGTAACATCGCACAAATATTACCTGTCGTCCAAAGATATTTACGGCTGTTCCGCCCTCGATTCGGTGACGGTCGCCGTTTCCTACACCGGCCAGCGGCCGCACTTCCAGCTGCCCAACGCGTTTACGCCCAACCGTGATGGGGTCAACGATTGCTTCGGGATCAGATCCACCGGGCCGGTGACCCGCTTCGAGCTGTCGGTGTTCGACCGGTGGGGGAAGATCGTTTTCAGGACGAGCAAGGCCAACGATTGCTGGGACGGCACTTACAAAAACGTTCCACTGGACGTCGGCACCTTTGTGTATGTGTTGCGGATCGCTTCCGAATGCGGGCCGGTGGAACGGAAAGGAACGGTTACGCTGCTGCGCTGA
- a CDS encoding FkbM family methyltransferase, giving the protein MQRYIYRSYYMANSSNSAQSRSMLGQILGGVRKKLMPKRTDGDRLSFWMVKYLKHLPQGPLQHINWKGGKIWFTKSWELMHSFDEIITQEIYRFKSSTDAPLILDCGANIGLSALYFQRLYPKARIMAFEPDTHNFELLTKNVQDNQLTGTEPIREAVWTHTGSITFTSTGGQGSHIQEGGTNTISVPCRRLADLLQQPVDFLKIDIEGAEYPVILDCAPYLHNVRCLFLEYHGQIGKSHELTHMLDILKQSGFEYYIKEAADNVAHPFVPGECGSEYEQQLNIFARRIS; this is encoded by the coding sequence TTGCAAAGATATATTTATCGATCATATTACATGGCCAACTCCTCGAACAGCGCGCAGTCCCGTTCCATGCTGGGGCAAATCCTCGGCGGCGTCCGTAAAAAGCTCATGCCGAAGCGAACCGACGGCGACCGTCTTTCCTTCTGGATGGTCAAGTACCTCAAGCACTTGCCCCAGGGCCCCTTACAGCATATCAACTGGAAAGGCGGGAAGATTTGGTTCACCAAATCCTGGGAGCTCATGCATTCGTTCGACGAGATCATCACCCAGGAAATATATCGGTTCAAATCTTCGACAGACGCGCCTTTGATCCTCGATTGCGGCGCCAACATCGGCCTCAGCGCGCTCTATTTCCAGCGCCTCTATCCCAAAGCACGCATCATGGCCTTTGAGCCGGATACACATAACTTCGAACTCCTGACAAAAAACGTGCAGGACAATCAGCTGACCGGCACCGAGCCCATCCGGGAAGCGGTATGGACCCACACCGGCAGCATCACCTTTACCTCCACCGGCGGCCAGGGCAGCCACATCCAGGAGGGCGGGACCAACACCATCAGCGTTCCCTGCCGCAGGCTGGCCGATCTGTTGCAGCAACCCGTCGATTTTCTGAAGATCGATATCGAAGGCGCGGAATACCCGGTGATCCTCGATTGTGCGCCATATCTCCACAATGTGCGCTGCCTTTTCCTCGAATACCACGGCCAGATCGGCAAAAGCCATGAACTGACGCATATGCTCGACATCCTGAAACAAAGCGGTTTCGAGTATTACATCAAGGAAGCGGCAGACAATGTGGCCCATCCCTTCGTTCCCGGCGAATGCGGCAGCGAATACGAACAGCAGTTGAATATTTTTGCGAGAAGGATCAGTTGA
- a CDS encoding lipopolysaccharide biosynthesis protein, translated as MGIIRSQSIRTSIITFVGFGIGGITTILAAKFVDPEVVGLTRFFISIALIVAALSNLGSISMLNKFYPWYRDLLPANRRDIFGIVLILCGIGFLLCTAGFFVFEDLIIRKFGTKSAYVVDYYFYLIPFSLFYLLFFIFENFSYNQYKSVYPILLKEVGLRVEQLVLYVLFFFGALALPHFVLSYSLVYLVIFGFLFVYLYRQGDLVFSFSISNVTRRLARRMITFNATLYIGAVIAVVSQNIDNLSISSRDGLSLGFVFEFATYISTLILLPQRNIVAIAIPVLSANWKNRDVSAIGNIYRRSSNSMLTYAVLLFGLIWLNVDNAFDILQLDDIFDAGKPVIFFMGLKSVMDMSFGVSSQITGTSNHWRFEFYSNLLAGAIAIPFNIWFNKLFGIQGNAIANLLSAFIFGLVRFSFLYFRFKLQPFSLRTLYIVLLGLACYWVAQLIGIANPWLSLILRTAVFGGLFGGAVIAFRLSDDVSEAFDKFIKSRLKP; from the coding sequence ATGGGCATCATCCGCAGTCAAAGTATTCGTACCTCCATCATCACGTTCGTAGGATTCGGCATCGGCGGCATCACTACCATCCTGGCGGCTAAGTTCGTGGACCCGGAAGTGGTGGGTTTGACGCGGTTTTTCATCAGCATCGCCCTCATCGTGGCGGCCCTGTCTAACCTGGGCTCCATTTCCATGCTGAACAAATTCTATCCCTGGTACCGCGATCTGCTGCCGGCCAACCGGCGCGATATTTTCGGGATCGTGCTGATCCTCTGCGGGATCGGGTTCCTCCTTTGCACGGCGGGTTTCTTCGTATTCGAAGACCTCATCATCCGGAAGTTCGGCACCAAAAGCGCCTATGTGGTGGATTATTACTTCTACCTCATCCCCTTTTCCCTGTTTTACCTGCTGTTCTTCATCTTCGAAAACTTTTCCTACAACCAGTATAAAAGCGTTTACCCTATCCTGCTGAAAGAAGTAGGCCTGCGGGTGGAACAGCTTGTGCTGTACGTTTTGTTCTTCTTCGGGGCGCTGGCCCTGCCGCATTTCGTGCTATCGTATTCCCTCGTGTACCTGGTGATTTTCGGGTTCCTGTTCGTTTATCTGTACCGCCAGGGCGACCTTGTTTTTTCCTTTTCTATCAGTAATGTGACGCGCCGGCTCGCCAGGCGCATGATCACTTTCAATGCCACGCTGTACATCGGCGCGGTGATCGCCGTGGTGTCCCAAAACATCGACAACCTGTCCATTTCCAGCAGAGACGGCCTGAGCCTGGGCTTCGTCTTCGAATTCGCGACCTATATCAGCACGCTCATCCTGCTGCCGCAGCGCAATATCGTGGCCATCGCCATCCCCGTGCTGTCTGCCAACTGGAAAAACCGCGATGTATCGGCCATCGGCAACATCTACCGCCGCTCCAGCAACTCCATGCTTACTTATGCCGTACTGCTTTTCGGGCTGATCTGGCTGAATGTGGACAATGCATTTGATATCCTGCAACTCGACGATATCTTCGACGCCGGCAAGCCGGTGATCTTTTTCATGGGCCTGAAATCTGTGATGGACATGAGTTTTGGCGTATCCAGCCAGATCACGGGCACCTCCAACCACTGGCGTTTCGAGTTCTATTCGAACCTCCTGGCGGGCGCCATCGCCATTCCGTTCAACATCTGGTTCAACAAGCTTTTCGGCATCCAGGGCAACGCCATCGCGAATTTGCTGTCTGCCTTCATCTTCGGACTGGTGCGATTCTCCTTCCTGTATTTCCGTTTCAAGCTGCAACCGTTTTCCCTTCGCACGTTATACATCGTGCTGCTCGGCCTCGCCTGTTACTGGGTGGCGCAACTGATCGGGATCGCCAATCCCTGGCTGAGCCTCATTTTGCGCACAGCGGTGTTCGGCGGCCTTTTCGGCGGCGCGGTGATCGCTTTCCGGCTGTCTGACGACGTGTCGGAAGCGTTTGATAAATTCATTAAAAGCAGGTTAAAGCCATAG
- a CDS encoding glycosyltransferase — MEKAPLISVILPVYNGGPFLRQTLEALLAQTLEDFELIVINDGSTDDSEATILSFNDPRIHYFPQPNQGFIFSLNRGIAAARGQYIARIDADDVCLPERFERQAAWLAAHPETAVVGCFITFIDENGRETGIWPEDRACVTNGQIRRALPKFNCIAHPGVMARAEVFREYPYRKEQKHIEDYDLWLRLQGDGKVMEKVPEPLLLYRVHSGSVTVSVIKKNNIFLRHFHCKRRYLALRLAQGKWNGFDCRVLAGMCRDAVVAMVKSFKQRNAHV, encoded by the coding sequence ATGGAAAAAGCACCGCTCATATCCGTCATATTACCCGTTTACAACGGCGGCCCATTCCTGCGGCAAACGCTGGAAGCATTGCTGGCGCAGACTTTGGAAGATTTTGAACTGATCGTCATCAATGATGGGTCTACCGACGACAGCGAGGCTACCATCCTCTCTTTTAACGATCCCCGCATCCATTATTTCCCGCAGCCGAACCAGGGCTTCATTTTCAGCCTGAACCGCGGCATCGCGGCGGCACGGGGGCAATACATCGCGCGGATCGATGCAGACGATGTTTGTTTGCCCGAACGCTTCGAACGGCAGGCGGCCTGGCTGGCTGCTCACCCGGAAACGGCGGTGGTAGGGTGTTTTATCACTTTCATCGACGAAAACGGCCGGGAAACGGGCATCTGGCCGGAAGACAGGGCCTGCGTCACGAACGGGCAGATCCGCAGGGCGCTTCCCAAATTCAACTGCATCGCCCATCCCGGCGTGATGGCCAGGGCGGAAGTGTTCCGCGAATATCCTTACCGGAAGGAACAAAAACACATCGAAGATTACGACCTCTGGCTTCGCCTGCAGGGCGACGGTAAAGTGATGGAAAAGGTGCCGGAGCCGCTGTTGCTGTATCGTGTGCATTCTGGCTCGGTGACGGTTTCGGTCATCAAGAAAAACAATATTTTCCTGCGGCATTTCCATTGCAAGCGCCGGTACCTGGCGCTACGCCTGGCGCAGGGGAAGTGGAACGGGTTCGATTGCCGGGTGCTGGCCGGTATGTGCCGCGATGCGGTCGTTGCCATGGTGAAATCCTTCAAACAACGCAATGCCCATGTATAA
- a CDS encoding glycosyltransferase family A protein yields MLERCLHSLRLQEHADFEVIVTDDSPDDSVADLVRDFRAGFPIRYEKIPPPSVPPKIGTPPSPSRKANM; encoded by the coding sequence TTGCTCGAAAGATGCTTGCACAGCCTGCGTTTGCAGGAACATGCCGATTTCGAGGTGATCGTGACCGACGATTCGCCGGACGATTCCGTGGCCGATCTCGTGCGCGATTTCCGGGCCGGGTTTCCCATACGGTATGAAAAAATCCCTCCGCCCTCGGTTCCCCCGAAAATTGGAACGCCGCCCTCGCCCTCGCGAAAGGCGAATATGTGA
- a CDS encoding C40 family peptidase produces the protein MKRRSGMRIYRLLPLGALLLGSCAMLKKQPQQTAAEKPAEPRQMEFIDGIAISRDPKTSDHSHKNRGTSLRESPGRVAGIEEARWWQFKYAQLLDLPVENVVNEKLFNFIEEWYGVPYRMGGSSKDGIDCSNFVNTFMSAVFQISLSGNSGQLFHQVNRLAKRADLQYGDLVFFAINRKKRISHVGVYLDNDRFVHASSSNGVMISDLREPYWVRYYAGAGRIN, from the coding sequence ATGAAGAGAAGATCGGGAATGCGAATTTACAGGTTGTTGCCATTGGGGGCCTTATTGCTGGGAAGCTGCGCCATGTTGAAGAAACAGCCGCAGCAAACCGCCGCAGAAAAGCCCGCGGAGCCGCGCCAGATGGAATTCATCGATGGCATCGCCATCTCTCGCGATCCCAAAACCAGCGACCATAGCCATAAAAACCGCGGCACCTCCCTCCGGGAATCGCCCGGCCGGGTAGCCGGCATAGAAGAAGCCCGCTGGTGGCAGTTCAAATACGCCCAGCTGCTCGATCTGCCCGTAGAAAATGTGGTGAACGAGAAATTGTTCAATTTCATCGAAGAATGGTATGGCGTGCCTTACCGCATGGGCGGCAGCTCGAAAGACGGGATCGACTGCTCCAATTTCGTGAATACCTTTATGTCAGCCGTTTTCCAGATCAGCCTGAGCGGCAATTCCGGCCAGTTGTTCCACCAGGTGAACCGCCTGGCCAAACGGGCAGACCTTCAATACGGTGATCTCGTATTCTTCGCCATCAACCGCAAAAAGCGGATTTCCCACGTGGGCGTGTATCTCGATAACGACCGTTTCGTGCATGCCTCTTCCAGCAACGGCGTCATGATCAGTGACCTCCGCGAGCCTTACTGGGTAAGGTATTACGCCGGCGCCGGCAGGATCAACTGA